DNA from Gracilinanus agilis isolate LMUSP501 chromosome 3, AgileGrace, whole genome shotgun sequence:
GTCTCAAAGTCTTTCTGTAGCTCTGATTCAATTATTATAGTACTTTTTTACcacttcccatttttaaaaaatctcaaccTTAAGTAAGAGAGGGAATTACTAAATATCAAAGATTGGGAAAGTTAATATTATAGGCAGGATATAAGATTTATTGGAAAACATGAATTTGATGCAACAAATCTAGAAAAACCCCCATTTACTATTGTTGTAACATTAGTTTCAAGGGAAGAAAGGTCAAGGCATTTGTTCCACAGCCAGGCTATTGCCAGTACCATATCCGAACCTGTTATTTTTCCAgctattcttaaaatttttgcctttttacaaTTAATTCACAATGGAagttttttgtgtgtcatgggaaggttattagatttggagtcatgaATTTTGGCTCAAATCTCAACCCTGGCTTTTTCCCACTCATCTATAAAAGTGTCTCTGGTCTTGAATATGTAATGCTGAAATCTGTTTGAGCTACTTCACTTTCAGAGTgcctttttctctttgggattctCTCCCCTAGTTTTATACTGGTGGAAGTTAAGACCTAGAAATGCCCATGGGCTTTTAGGTAGGAGAGGGTTACAGTTAAACAAATATTTTGGTTGTGCTGAATTATAAACCCCTATCCTAAAACTTTTAAGTTAAATCAAGAAATCCCAAGTTCAGATCCACCTTCTTAGGCATTTCACTTAAACTGAATGCCTGAGTTTTCCTTAGCATGCAAAGGTAGATAATCTCCCAGTTATCTTAGGTTGATTTTCTGACCTCTAGAGAGCCATTTTGGATGCTAATGGCTAACTTCCAAAATTAAAATCagttggaaaggattttaaagatCATGTAGCCaacaacagatgaggaaatttaggacTAAGCTGAGAAAGTTAGTGACTGACTCAGTCACTCTGCTTGTTAGAGGTAAAGGTGGGACataagcaataagggctaggcaatcaggttaggtgacttgcctaggattatacAGGTAGGAACCTGTCTTGaaatcagatctgaactcaggtcctaccAACTtcagcaacctagctgcccccaaaaatatttctcaagctttttgtccctttttaggCTGGTCTGAATCTGTGCAAAGTTAACAAGCACATAAAGTTTCCAGATGTGATAGATTTGGCTCCTTTTTGTACCATAAAGTGTAAGGTAAGTAAAAATAGtccttatatttaaattttagctTAAAATAACAATATTCACATAAGTATAAACTGTAGTTGTAGTTGGGGTATTTTCAAGTTAAAAAACAATACACTGAAAGTTTGTCCTAGTCGAAAAATTTAAGGGTCAGAAAGCCTCCAAAACTTTGGATAGATTCTATATAGTTATGAGGGATCCTATGTAACcctggtggtgaacctatggcatgtgtgccagaaaGAACATGTGCACGTCAACCCAGCAGAGTCCTCCTCTTagtactagaaagccagagggacatagGGTGGGGATATTCCCCTAACCCTTCTCCACATGAGCCTGAGGACATTGCTCACATGACCCGCTCTTCAAGAAAACTTATCTGATCTTGTTAAGCAGTGGAAATGTCAGTCTACCTTCTTGACTTAAAAAAACAGTAAGTGTTGGATGGACTTGGGTTTAATCTCATTtgaaatgctttgaaatctttTGATTCTTACAGAATGTTGCTGAAGGAAATACAAAAGTATTGTATTCTTTATACGGAGTTGTTGAACACAGTGGTACTATGAGGTGGGGGCATTATACTGCCTATGTGAAGACAAGAACTTCAAATAGTCATCTTTATAATCTTGTTCTTGATGGAACTAGTCCACAAGGTAAGTATCTGGAAAaatttactattattttaattagGGAAAATACACCAGAatcttaatcttttgttttaaattttcttcttgatAGAATTTGAAAATGAATCAACGAAGGGGCAGTGGTTTCATATCAGTGATACACATGTACAAGCTGTGCCTGCATCTAAGGTTTTAAATTCACAAGCTTACCTCCTGTTTTATGAGCGAATACTTAATAATTAATCTGAAAAAGAATTACCCCATaatatttgtttggtttttaatttaaaagaaaaaaaaaacacagtaaaagacaatttgaatcatgTCCGCATAAATTTTGAATATTCCAGAAAAAATCATGTGACCTGAAATGCTGCAGGGAAAATGCTAAACAAAATTGCAAGTGGCAAATGTTTCTGTGGttgagaggaaaataaagataCCATTTACTGGTTTAATTTTAAGACTTTTCTATATTAGTTTGCTGTGTTGAAATCTGGTTagattttaaacttaaattttggaaaatttacaCTGAATCATAAACATATTTTATCAGCATGGTGACTTACCTGCTACAAAAACTGAAAGAAGGATTAGACGAGTTATCTTGTGAAAGGTAATCTGGATTTCAGCTAGCAATAATGGAATGGAACCTTTGTTCTACTTATTAAGTTTTTGGATTTTTTATGTTCTTGagactttatttggggttttcttggcaaggatactatgtatgtttcttatttccttctccatcttattttatggatgaggaactgaagtaaaGGTTtaatgactagcccaggatcataAACCTAATAGGTGTGGCCCgagaaatctttctgactccaggcctagcactctatccattgcaccacacATACATAGCTTTTGGAACCAGGGCCATTATAAAATAAACCCTCATCTCCCCCATCAAAATCAGAAGCCTGGGAGGCATGATTTAGAaagcaaacagaaagaaaaagggacaGAATTCTAGCCCAGTCCTAGGCAATCCTTCCAGCTATGCCTCTCTAATTTATCTTTCATAGCAAAAATTGCTGTGAATTTTGTTTCTAAACCAGATAATCTAGAGATTTCAAATGTCTGGCTTCCACTAAGAATATGGACAAATTTTCACCACTGTAGAACTATCAAATTCGTTAAGACTATGAATCTTAAACACTACTTTCAGTCATGATACCAATGAAATCGTGGCAGTCTTTAACTCTTGCCACTAAGAAGCTTGACCAGCAAATGaaaattgacatttttttaaaagacatgcaTTGCATTGCATAAAGTCATCAAATTCGCTTGTCTGTAAAGAAGAAACATGAAACATCACTGACCAtaaaaatttgatatttatttaatcGTTTGGGAATACAAACAGGATTTTTTAACTCAAGGTGTTCAGTTaacctgttcagtcattttgatcTTCATCCCAATCCTTTTTTCCTGTTGGAGGTTTTGGCCCACCAGCTGGCCTTGCCATgattatctatttaaaaaaacacaccaaaaaacATATTTTCAATCAAAACCTATTTTAATCTGTAGCATTTTTACAAAAGACTTGTTAGATGAATAGCTATTTTCCTGAATCTTAACAGCCCCACACTATTTTAGTTTGTCTACACTTGCTTTGGACAAAAATTTCATATAAACTTTTCAAAAACTTACCATCAAAATCACAGACTTGAATTGCAAAATCTTTCAGTATCCTAGATATAGAGTCCTATCTCTCCTCACCTTTTAAGCTATCCAATAATGACCACATCacatctttttctttcaaatatttcttcaCCTAAATTAGTGCAATTTCAAACTTGTTATAGAAGTTTGGGTGAGGGGAGGGGTAAGACACACAATTCaggaaattaaattttcttttttctaaactctGCTGACTGAAAAGGGAGCtaagacttgctcagggtcacaaagagaggCCACATTCAAATCCATAACCTCGTGGGTAGGCCTGattctgaattttgttttttccaacCTACCTGATCAACTCTGAGTACAGTTACTGCAGCATTAGTAGCCAACTTGATAGCCCAATATTTTCCAAGGTAAGTATCTAGAATGCCAGCTTCCAACATATCCTTTACTGCAGCAGTCTCAGCCTGACAATAGAAcacaaaactattttcatttctgaaagTGTATGCTGAAAAGCAAATTataaaccacacacacacacacacacacacacacacacacacacacacccaatgTCAGAGGACTAATCTAAAATCTAAAAGGAGTGAAATCTAGAATCTTGGTGGAACCAGCTGAGAAAGTACTATGACTTTGTATCATTAAAGCTTCATCAGTCATGTTGCTGAAAAGAAAGCTTTTACAGTAcactcaaaaaaggaaataattgtttTCCAACCTCAATATCTAATCCaacatttttgtttccttcttgatGTACTGCGTAAAGTTTAGAGATCACTTCATTAGCCTTAACTCCAGAATTTTCTGCCAGTGCTCGAGGAATAGCTTCAAATGCTTCTGCAAATTTCTTAATAGCATATTGTTCCAGTCCAGGACAtgtctaaaacaaaataaaatgtttttaataccTTAATTTTGATCTTAAGTATAGATGAACAAGAGAAATTGGTATACCTCTCCATAAGATGTGATCTGCTTAGCCAATTCTATTTCTGTTGCTCCACCTCCAGGCACAAGACGCTTATCCTGTAATAGACAAAAGTTAAATTTTTACAAAAACACAACTATTATATAGTGTTCAAATACTGACAAGGTTTCTCTAAAGAGAATTTCAAAGCTATCTCTTTGAGATTGGAGATAGGGTAGTGGCAAGAAAAAACATCTACCTTACTTTTATAGGATTTTAGATAGATGCAAACTCGTTTTTTTCACATACCCTCGTGAGAACTTTGAAAGTGTTAACACCATCATCTACTGCCCTTTCTATGTCATCCATTAGGTTATCCGTAGAACCTCGAAGTACTATAGTGGAAATGGCAccatcttccttttctgtaagaatcgaaagctttttaaaaataaggttcttttttttctttttttaaataatatttttaaaattaagcaaaCTCACCATGCTTAAAAACAACCACTTGTGTGTCTCCAACTTCTGATAAATAAACACTGTCACAATGGCCCATTTCTTCAAGTACTGGGGGAGTCTAGAAGGGAATTTTACCAATATAATCAAAGTAATAAAACCATTCCAAATGTGAACTTATTTCAACTTACATACCAGTCTAGGAAGGGCAATAGCACCAACAGTTTTACATAATCTTCGGAGATCCCATTTTGAATTCAACCTTTTaaaacaccaaaagaaactttTAATTTGCTGAattaacacacacaaaaaagtggCTTACACATAGATAGCCCATGAAAATGGGCCACCACAAATTCCCCCTGAAACACACCCCAATGACAGAATTTTCTGGTGTCCTTCAATTTAATAATCTGTCAGATctagagaaggcaaaaaaaaaatatatactggatttagaattagaCTTGTGTTAAAATAACAAATCTGGCATATACTAGCTGTGGGGCCTTTGGCAAATCCTAAACTGGTTCTTAGTTTCatcctttataaaatgggaataacaaaaaGGAAGCATCTTGGTCTTGGACTAATGTCCAAgatatcttccagctctaaatctatcatcctctGAGAAGTGATCTGTATCTATGTCTTCATAGCCACTAAGTTCATATTTGTGTTCTATACAACCCTCTCATGTAGTAGTGCAATTATTTCCTGTTTTACATGTGAAAAACTACTAAAAGTAGTGACTTGCTCTAAGTTCAGTTAGGACTAAAGTATTCTGTGTAGTGTTATGTTTTTGTTTCACCCATGAGCTAAGACATTAAGGATAATCATATTTAATCTAATTTCAACCTTTCTAGTCAAAACTGGTTTAAGTTAGAATTAGGGGATTTTTAgttgctatttaaaaaattcctatGAAATGTGAAAATTACTTATTAACAGTTATCTTTTACTCTACCCCTTTCTAGCTCCCATACATAGGCATAACATTTTAATTAACATTGCAATTTCTCTTTAGAGAAATTGcaatttttggggaaaaaattatatatacatatacacacacacatatatatagtgcACCATAATGGAggtaaaaatgaagaatggctaCTAATTAGACTGTGACATACATTTGATGGACAAACCACTGAATTATAGCTTGAACAGGCAATGtagatgaataatttttttttttaaaacccttgtacttcggtgtattgtctcataggtggaagattggtaagggtgggcaatgggggtcaagtgacttgcccagggtcacacagctgggaagtggctgaggccgggtttgaacctaggacctcctgtctctaggcctgactctcactccactgagctacccagctgccccagattaataaattttaaagcatttattaatgcaagttaaaacagTGAGGAGAAGCTTGCACTCAAATTGAAGGTTGGAAgagaagacaaaacataaaagataatttcagcctcagggcagataaaaAAGGCCTAAGggtacaacaacaacaaaaaaaatgtgtatgCCAAAGCCTAAAAGGTTCTTGAAAACCTTAGGACACAGGGCCTGGGAGGTCCCTTTATCACAACAGAAGGCTAAGAACTAGTAACTCCCATTTCATTCAAGAGGTGTTCCTGCTCTATCCAATGGCATTTGTACACATGGGATCAAattgggggggagaggggaaccacTGGGAAGGGTAGACAATAAATAAGCTGGCATTAAAAATGATTAAGCctggattgcatttgggaaaatGTACAGCATTGTACAATGATTCCAAGCTGTTTCTTAAGTTATCTTTTTAACATCTATAATTCTTCTATTCTAGGGCTATAATTCATGGGATACTGCAATTAAGAATCAAAATTCCAAGTGACTAAAAGGGCATAGTATTATTACCAATAATGGCTTGTATGCTTAAAAAAAAGTACCAAACATGAAAtttatgatcagaaaaggaagtAAAGGGGCGGCGGGGCTGTTCATGTGACAAGTAGGGATAAGAGTACAGCCTAAAATTATGCTGATATCCATGGACTATTTCTATTGCAGCAGTTCTCCAATACTGGAGGGTGGTAAGAAGAGCCCCTttctgggggaaggggaggggtgcAATGGCATCCATGAGAAAAACTAATTTTGTCataatactaagacattttaatttttaatgtggtAAATACTCAGTTATAACCCATAGAAGTTAACAAAAGCTTATgtggtggggtgtgtgtgtgtgtcaattTTTAGGAGAATAAATATGTCTTGAGACCCAAAAGTTTAAAAACCACTGTTCTAGAGAGACTTCAAGTTTGTTGGGTAGATCTTCCGTGGAGAATTTatggaaagacattgataagaaTCATAAATGACTACTGGTTTCTTAATGCTCCCTCATTCCCAGTTCCAATCCAAATATACTGTTtatggagattttttttgttatcGAAGGAATGTGCAAgtaaaaggaattcaaaaaggtATCTGATTCTTACCTGACCAACATTATATTGTATTTGTTAGCATAATGAAGAGCCATATCTGCAACTTTGCCACCTGTTACTATTACATTTGCACCAGAATCAGCAATAGctttaacttgtgaatccataagattctcttctcctttgctaaAATTCATTAGTTCTTCTGCAGTCTTTATCAGCACTGTACCCTGTTAgcacaaaattttatttaaggtataaaaaactaaaatattttatgtcaTATGTAATTTCCTATTTGTACATTCTGAAAACACAACCGGTTCTTTCTTCTCATGTCTGTcataatatagaagaaaaagttGCACAAGAAGACCATTTCTATGTTCTTCAAACTTCAATCTCACAGGCTAAATAATTCTCAAGAATTTTGTTGATTCTCAAGACCAGAAAACTCCTGTGGAGAAATTCAAGCCTTTGAAGTAGAGAAAATGTATGCACTGTTCCTCCAAATGTCATATTAAAATGTATactattcttttaaatattgttgtttagtcatttcaagtATGAGTCCCTGTGATTCtaatggagtggtttggcatttctttctctaagcttattttatagatgaggtaactgaggcaaacagggtgaagggacttgcccagaatcacatagatgattctgaggccacacttgaactcaAGAAAttgagtcttcctcacttcagACCTGCAGGACCGCACTGCCCCAATCCTTTCATATAATTACATTGTTCATTATTGTGTACCATTCAAATAAATTCTACCCACACAGAATAAAAAGTTACATTAGCAATCCCTTAAGGACagcattatttattatcttttttacaAGCATTTTCTGAGAACCGTACAGGAGACAgctaggtgctcagtggattgagagccaggcctaagaggtctggcctcagaaacttcctaggtatgtgactctggggaagtcatttaacccctactgtctaccccttaccagtcttctgccttaaaccaatcatagtattgattctaaaacggaagggaaaagttaaaaaaaacaaaaaacagtacttttgctcaggatcacacacctaaTAAATTAGGAGCAGGATATGAACAACTCAAAAGCAGCCTCTAAAAGATTCCACCCAGTTTTAGAAATTAGCATTTAGAAAGTGAATATATCTCATAAGGGAATCTTTGAGACTATAAATTCCTAAGCTGAAAGCTACCTACCTTAGTTTCAGTTATCATGCCATCAAAAGGACAAGAATATACTGCTATTTTAGCATCTTTGATTGAAGTTACATCACCTTCGGTTTCTTTCTTAAAAACCATACCATGCAGTACTGAAGAGGAATGGATGCCAGAGCCctgtgaaaaaaaatattttgaaggccATACAATCCTATAGGTAGGATATttaaatgtacttttaaaaaacaaaacagttatcTTAGACCCAAGTGAACTAATTAATTAGAATGTCCTCTTCTCTAAAACTCCATAGGTTCTAATGCACTGAGTACATAAAGCTTTAATATATTTCAATCAACTTGATTGAAATTGGTGTGATGCTCCCCTCAGATAATTCTTTTTTGACCTAGAAGACTTAGTGAATATATTGATAAAGCTCTCTTGAATTTAACTAGTCTTAAGGTTACTAAGATGTCAGATACAATCCACTTCCAGATTTATACTTGAAATATTCCAATTTGGAAGACTATCAGAGCTTGCACTCCACTTACAATATGTTCTTTAAGATCCTTGGTTTACTCATACATATTAAGGGTAAAACTTTAGGCCTAATAGacaagtatatattatataattatatttgacAGTTATCTGCCAATTTCAGCCCCATTCTGAATCAGTTTGCCAGTTTTACTACGGACCAACAAaagttactaaaaataaaaatgaattttaatatcagaatccaaaaaaaaatgcaatttaaaaaatctaaacagCCATCCAAAAAAAGAGATTACATCTCTAAATAAAAATGGAGACGCATCTCAAAGGCTACAATTTCTACAACCTAAAGATACCCTAATGTTGGGAGGCAATATCCAAATGATAAGATGTATcatttatttaacactttaaaagttgaaaaaaatatgTTCCTCAAAAACTGATGAGGTCAATCAGAGTAACGCCCAATGCCACTGAAGTACTATCAAAactggaacttgaactcagatgtGACACTAAGATCAATGATACTGGCACCAGTGGAGAGACTaaagaaatctcaaaatcaaGTGTATTAAAggtaattttgttgtttttttttaaaaggaagttaaATAAGATTGATTTTCTTATGCCTAAAGTAAAAGGCAAAATTTAACAATATATTTTGCTAAATTAAAATGAAGTAAATGATTTTTGTAACTTACCAGAATTTTACACACTCTGATATTATCAACATTGAAGTGACCAGAATCAGGAAAAATAGATACTGTTGAAGAAATAAGATAATCAATCAAAATCAATCATGAGTAGGGGAACCACACACAGTCAGACCTGTggttaaggaaaattacttttgtaGCAATGATAGAATGAAGAGATCAAATTAGGAGTCGGTTGCATCAATCCTGATGAAAACTGATAAAAGCCCTTAAATGAAGGTGATACCTGTGTCACAGTGGCCTGAAAAGATCATGTGTGAGAGTAGCAACATTAACATATGCAAACTGATTAGATATATGGCACAAGGAATAGTGAGGAATCAAAGATAAATGCCAGTCATGAAAATGGGAGACTAGAAGGTTGGTGATGCCTTTGTCAGAAACAGGGAATTTTAGAAGAGAGCACTGAGGgtcccagggggaaaaaaaataaccatttGAGACAGGTTGAGTTCAAGATATATTTGGGACATATTGTAGATCAGGGGGAAGACTAGAAATGGATATATAGGCCTAGGAGTCATCTGCACAAAGATGATAGTTAAGAGCAAATGATGTCCTTTGGGAATACCATCAC
Protein-coding regions in this window:
- the CCT8 gene encoding T-complex protein 1 subunit theta isoform X2, whose protein sequence is MDQMVQHPAAKMIVMASHMQEQEVGDGTNFVLVFAGALLELAEELLRIGLSVSEVIEGYEIACRKAHEILPDLVCCSAKNLRDIDEVSALLQTSIMSKQYGNEVFLAKLISQACVSIFPDSGHFNVDNIRVCKILGSGIHSSSVLHGMVFKKETEGDVTSIKDAKIAVYSCPFDGMITETKGTVLIKTAEELMNFSKGEENLMDSQVKAIADSGANVIVTGGKVADMALHYANKYNIMLVRLNSKWDLRRLCKTVGAIALPRLTPPVLEEMGHCDSVYLSEVGDTQVVVFKHEKEDGAISTIVLRGSTDNLMDDIERAVDDGVNTFKVLTRDKRLVPGGGATEIELAKQITSYGETCPGLEQYAIKKFAEAFEAIPRALAENSGVKANEVISKLYAVHQEGNKNVGLDIEAETAAVKDMLEAGILDTYLGKYWAIKLATNAAVTVLRVDQIIMARPAGGPKPPTGKKDWDEDQND
- the CCT8 gene encoding T-complex protein 1 subunit theta isoform X1 encodes the protein MALHVPKAPGFAQMLKEGAKHYSGLEEAVYRNIQACKELAQTTRTAYGPNGMNKMVINHLEKLFVTNDAATILRELEVQHPAAKMIVMASHMQEQEVGDGTNFVLVFAGALLELAEELLRIGLSVSEVIEGYEIACRKAHEILPDLVCCSAKNLRDIDEVSALLQTSIMSKQYGNEVFLAKLISQACVSIFPDSGHFNVDNIRVCKILGSGIHSSSVLHGMVFKKETEGDVTSIKDAKIAVYSCPFDGMITETKGTVLIKTAEELMNFSKGEENLMDSQVKAIADSGANVIVTGGKVADMALHYANKYNIMLVRLNSKWDLRRLCKTVGAIALPRLTPPVLEEMGHCDSVYLSEVGDTQVVVFKHEKEDGAISTIVLRGSTDNLMDDIERAVDDGVNTFKVLTRDKRLVPGGGATEIELAKQITSYGETCPGLEQYAIKKFAEAFEAIPRALAENSGVKANEVISKLYAVHQEGNKNVGLDIEAETAAVKDMLEAGILDTYLGKYWAIKLATNAAVTVLRVDQIIMARPAGGPKPPTGKKDWDEDQND